The Equus quagga isolate Etosha38 unplaced genomic scaffold, UCLA_HA_Equagga_1.0 71534_RagTag, whole genome shotgun sequence genome window below encodes:
- the LOC124234122 gene encoding keratin-associated protein 10-12-like — MAASTLSVCSSDLSYGSRVCQPGAWDSCPDSSWQVDDGPESCCEPPCCAPSCCAPPPCLSLICTPASCVCSPCQSACTSSCTPSCCQQSSCQLSCCTSSPCQQACCVPVCCTPVSCSPVCCVPVCSGVSPCSDSSCCQQSSCQRSCCTPSPCQQACCEPVSCTPVCCTRDSCKPVCCVPVCSEASPCSGPSCCQQSSCQPSCCTSSPCQQDCCEPICRTLICSKATPCPAPSCCQPSPCPPSCCRPSSCVSLICRPVCRPACCVPVPSCCGPASCQPSCCRPASCVSLLCRPVCKPSYCVSLLCRPTCSRVACCIPAPTQKSCC; from the coding sequence ATGGCCGCCTCCACCCTGTCCGTCTGCTCCAGCGACCTCAGCTATGGCAGCCGGGTCTGCCAGCCCGGTGCCTGGGACTCCTGCCCCGACTCCTCCTGGCAGGTGGACGACGGCCCAGAGAGCTGCTGCGAGCCCCCCTGCTGCGCCCCCAGCTGCTGCGCCCCACCCCCCTGCCTGAGCCTCATCTGCACCCCTGCCAGCTGTGTGTGCAGCCCCTGCCAGTCAGCCTGCACCAGCTCCTGCACGCCCTCGTGCTGCCAGCAGTCTAGCTGCCAGCTGTCCTGCTGCACCTCTTCCCCCTGCCAGCAGGCCTGCTGCGTGCCCGTCTGCTGCACACCTGTCTCCTGCTCCCCCGTGTGCTGTGTGCCTGTCTGCTCTGGGGTCTCCCCCTGCTCAGACTCCTCATGCTGCCAGCAGTCTAGCTGCCAGCGCTCGTGCTGCACCCCCTCCCCTTGCCAGCAAGCCTGCTGTGAGCCCGTCTCCTGCACCCCTGTCTGCTGCACCCGTGACAGCTGCAAGCCCGTGTGCTGTGTGCCCGTCTGCTCTGAGGCCTCCCCCTGCTCAGGCCCCTCGTGCTGCCAGCAGTCTAGCTGCCAGCCCTCCTGCTgcacctcctccccctgccagcagGACTGCTGCGAGCCCATCTGCCGCACACTCATCTGCTCCAAGgccaccccctgcccagccccctcatgctgccagcccagcccctgccccccgtCCTGCTGCAGACCCTCCTCCTGCGTGTCCCTCATCTGCCGCCCGGTGTGCAGACCCGCCTGCTGCGTGCCCGTCCCCTCCTGCTGCGGCCCCGCCTCCTGCCAGCCCAGCTGCTGCCGCCCGGCCTCCTGCGTGTCCCTGCTCTGCCGGCCTGTGTGCAAACCCTCCTACTGCGTGTCCCTGCTCTGCCGCCCCACGTGCTCCCGTGTGGCCTGCTGCATCCCTGCCCCGACCCAGAAGTCCTGCTGCTGA